The DNA region GCTGGTAAAAACCTCGTGCCTAAACCAGCTGCTGGTATAATCGCTTTTCTCACTTTTTGCATCCTCTTAACCTCCTTATCATACCCTTATTGAATAGCCTCACCATTTTGATCTCTCTGTACTGGAGATACCTGAGGCGCTGAGTTTATCCAGTAATACCGACCAAATACAACAAAAACACTGATCATTACGCCTAAGACTCCTGCTATGGCAACATTCAGCTTCTTATTTGGACTTGCTGGACTTTCGGGTTCAACCGCCTGGCTTGTAATTAATAAGTTTTCCTCTACTGCGAATTGTTCCTCAGCGATTCGCTGTTCAAGATTATTCTTTCTATTTTGTAGTTCTGTTATTTTTATATCGATGTCTAATTGTTTTTGTTGCAGGTCTAGGTACAACGGATTAAGGTGCTCATTCTGATACTGTATGCTTCCTGAATCAGCGTTTGAACTCGTATTTTCAGTAACAACAGAGTGTAGGAATGAGTCTTCAGTCAGTGAGTTGTTGGTAACAAGAATTTGTGGTGTCTTATTCAGTTTCTCTAGGATGTCCTTTAAGCTATTTTGTTCAATTTCTATGTCCTCATTAATCATTTGGATTTCATACTTTAATTGTTGTGTTAGCTGTTGTGTCGATTGGTTGTACATATACTTGATATACTCTGATGTAACAACGTTGGCTATGTGTGCCGCTTGCTCTGGATTGTTATCCAGCGCGTAAATTCTTATCAAATTGGTATCTCCTACTATTTCTGCTCGAACTTTTTGACGAAGGCTATTTATAGAAATATCTTGTTCATGATCTAATTGTTGTATTGTTCCACTCATAACCTGATTATTGCTTACGTGTGCCACATACGATTCGAGATTGAGATTGTCTGTATCTGCAGTGACCATCACCGTTGCACTGGCCTCATACGTAGGATCTAGGATAAAGAAGCTGTTGATCCCACTGAGCAATACAGCAATTGCTGTCACACTCGCGATGATCCACTTGCCATTCAAAACCACTTCAATGAGTTCTCTTAAGCTAATTTCATCTTCCATGTGTAATTTGTTTTGTTCCTCTGTCATTTCTGCTCCCCCAATAGAATAATGGTTATGTACTTTGAATAAACACTGTAAAAGGTCTTAGCTCTATCGTTAAATCATATAAACAACAGAGCTAAAATCTTTTCTCATCAATACAAGAATTTAGTCTAATATTCTTGATTTTTGCGTTTAATACGTCACTATCCGAGTGCCATTATACCACATTCAGTCATCGTTTTATGATTTAAACCTTATATTTTCCATATTTTCTTGTGATTGGAAACTTCGTTGCTCCCCTAAATATTAAGATCGTTGGTATGTTATTAATTTTATCGACAATCGTTGCCTATGTATAGCTAAAATTTTGTCAATTGATGTCTACGGTACACTTTAAAACACTTTCTATTTCTATTTTGATCGTTCCTCCTACCAGATTATTTTTTAAAAAATCAAGCAACAACCCAAGCATTGTCATCCTAGGTTGTTGCTTTTTAAAAAGGCAGGGGTCTTACTCAAAGAGATAGATTAATAGGTAAACGTACTGACTGAGAACAGGTCACTGCATTAAGCAACTGTCTCTATATCAAGCTAAGTTTCTTTGTTGAAGCTTATTCATGCTAGCCTAGTAGATTAGTCCTCGTCCTCGTCGTCATCTTCATCGTCATCTTCGTTGTCTTCGTCATCATCTTCATCTTCATCATCTTCGTCGTCTTCATTTTCCCACTCGATTTCATAGGATGTGCCGTTCGTGAATGTCACTTCGATTTCGAGTTCATAAAGTTCACGATCAGATGGTAGGATATCAAGCACAGCGTTTAGAAGCTCTTCCTTCGTCATGTCAGCGGAAAGGTCAAGCTCTTCTAGTAAACTTTCTAGTTGTTCTTGTGCTTCTTGTCCTTTTACTTCTACCTTACCATCAGAAGACTCTGCTTTGATTTCTGCTTTGACTTCGTCTTCTTCTAATTCATATTCCCATTCAACTTCTGCATCGTTCTCAAATTCAGCCTTCACTTCAAAAGCTCTGATACCAAACTTGTCTTCGATAACCTCTTGGCTATCTTCAGAGCCTTTCCATTCCACCTTGAACTTAGAACCGTTGGAGAATTTTACCTTTACTTCAAGCTTCTCAAGGTCGCCTTCTGGTAGAGCCTCAACAATTTTGTTCGTCAGGTCTTCCTTCGTATCTTCTGCATTCAGTTGAAGTTCTCCAAGCACGGATTCTAACTGCGCTTGAGCTTCTGATCCCTTGATTTCTGTTTTACTATCATTTAATTTCTCTTCAATCTTGGCTTCTACTTTCCCATGCTTCTGCTTGTATTTCCACTCTACTTTAGAACCGTTCTCGTACTTACCTTCAACCTTGAATTCTACGATGTCTAAAGCCTCTTCGTCCACGTTTGTCGTGTCGATGATCGCCGCTTCGACTACAACGCCATCTCTAGCGATAAGGTTTAGCGCGTCACCTTCAGCTATTTGATCAGCATGAACGAACTTATCTCCATATTGAACGAGAAGCTCAGAAGAGATACCAAATGTAAATGTGTCTCCACTGAAGGATTTGACTGTCAGTTCACCATCGTAAACGTCGTCAGTAACACTGTCTTCTTCGTATACGTCAAAGCTCACGCTCTCTACTTCACCGCTGACAAACACAGCCCCTTCTTGCTCAAGTAGGTTTTCGTTTGTACGGTCTAGTAATGCCGCCATTTCAGCACGTGTCACCGGCTTGTTCGGCTTGAACGTGTTGTCTGTGTAGCCTGTGACGAGGTCATAATCTACAGCCACGTTCACATAACCCACAGAACCTGCTGGGATCTCGTCTGTATCTGTGAATTCAGGTGTTTCCGTCATAACGTCTAGTGCTTCATCTGTTAGATCTAAAGCACGAACAAGTAAGCTTGACACCCAAACACGAGAAGCTGGCTTGTTCGGTTGCAGCTTGTCCTCTGCTGCATCAAAAAGGCCATTTTCTAGTGCGACTAGTAGGTAGCCCTTAGCCCATGGCGCTTGCTTCTCAATTTGTTTCGTGTCTTTGAATTGTAACGTCACGTCTGTGTCTTTCTCTTGGGCTTCCTCTTCAAGTCCCATGAGGCGGACGGCTGTCACTACAGCTTCAGCACGTGTCACGGGCTTGTTCGGTTGGAACGTCCCGTCAGTATAACCAGTGAAAATATCTTTCGCTGTCATGCTGTTGATATAATCCCCAGCCCAAGGCGCTTCATCTGAGTCCTTGTACTCAATGTCTAAGGTTTGACGATCCTTGCCTTTTCCTTTGTTATCTTTTGCGTCGACAGCTAGTGGAGCTGCCATGCTAAAGACGAGGGCAAAGACAAGCGTCAACATTAACGCAGAACGTAAATTGCCTTTTTTCATGCGTGTTTCCTCTCCTTTATCGATTGTTATAGCGAGTCTCCCAATATTATGTAAAACACGAAGTCACATACACTGAAACCTCCGTGTTCAAATGGGAGCTAGTACACATTTCGACATTGTTGAACAAAATGTGTCGGGAGTTGGAGAAAAATTTGCCAAAGGAATATAAAAAACAAGTTTGATATAACGTTAAAGCTACGAGCACGCACACTGGCGTGAAACCAAAAAAAGACACCCGCTTAGGGGTGCCTTCTCATTCATCTATACTGTGACGTGATCTTACTCTTCGTCTTCTTCCTCAGTGTCTTCTTCTGTATCCTCTTCAGTATCTTCTTCTGTTTCTTCCTCAGACTCTTCAGCATCTTCTTCGTCTTCGTCATCTTCAACTTCAAGTGCTTCTGCGTCTAAGATATCGATTCTAACGATAACGCCGTCTTTGACAACGAGTCCTACGATCTCTCCAGCTTCAAGCTCACTTGCTGTTACGTCTTCATCGTCTTCAGCCTTTACTTCTAGGTCAGCTGCAACGTCGTAAGTCACTTCTTCTCCGTCTACAGTTTCAACTGTGATCGTACCGTAAACTTCTTCCGTTACAGACTCTTCTTCGTTGCCTTCTTCTTCATAAACATCTCCAGTTACTGTTTCTTCCTCAGATGCTTCTTCATCAGCTTCCTCGAAGTCTACTTCAACGATCGTTCCTTTTACGTCAAAAGCGTTGAATTCAAAATCCTCGCTTGCACGGTCTAAAAGTGCAGCCATTTCTGCGCGTGTCACGTTTTTGTTTGGTTTGAAAGTGCCGTCAGGATAACCAGTGATAAGCTCATTCTCAGCTGCAACGTTCACATAACCGCTAAGTCCTGCTGGGATCGCACTTGCATCAACGAAATCTGGTGTTTCAGTTAAAGCTTCTTCTGCTTGCTCTTCAAGGTCTAACGCTCTTACTAGGATTTGAGAAACCCATGCACGAGACGCTGGACGTTGTCCGTGAATACGATCTTCACCTTCAAGTAGTCCTTCTTCTAGTGCTGTTAATACAAAGCCTTTAGCCCAAGATTGATGTCTCTCGAATTGTTTTGCGTCAGAGAATGGAAGTTCTTGATCAAGGTCTTGCTCTTGTGCCACATCATCAAGTTCCATAAGACGAACAACGGTTGTGATCACTTCTACACGAGTGACAGGTTGGTTCGGGCGGAAAGTGTGGTCAGGGTAACCTGTAAATAATTCTTTTGCTCTCACGTTATTGATGAAGCCTGCTGCCCAGTGATCATCTGAGATGTCGCTGAATCCGTCTTCGCCTTCAGTCCCTTCTTCATCTGTGCCTTCCTCTTCTTCGTTGCCTTCCTCTTCATACACGTCTTGTGTCACTGTCTCTTCTTGTTGTGCTTTTTCTTGGCCTTTCGCGTTTCCTTTACCATTTCCATTGTTTGCATCGGCATACGCTGATGCTGAACCAAATACGAGTATTAAAGCAAGTGCGGCTGTTACGAACTTACGTACATTCATTTTTTAAGTTCCTCCTCTAATTTTAATTAATATATTGATGATGGCCCATACAGTTTTAGTCTGTGGTGCAGTATGTACTCTGTGGTGCCATTCATTGTCTATCTGGGCTTTCACAAATAGCTTTCGGCTTGTCCTAACTTTTTGTGAGGGGGTCGTTTGAATTTTTCTATAAAAAATGTGGAAAAAGTTAAAAAGGCACGTTCTACTTCTCCCCTCGTTTCATTCGCTATCGCTGTACCAATAATAATCATGATTAGTGCACCTATCATAGAATTAAAAAAGTAAGAGCAAGCACACGCCTTACGGTGTGCTTGCTCTTACGGGGTTCGTATACATGAACGATACAAAGATTATTCCACGTCTTCTTCAGTGTCCTCTTCTTCTTCGTTGTCTTCAACTTCTTCATCTTCCTCTTCTTCAGGAACCTCTTCTGTATCTTCCTCTTCGTCTTCATCGTCATATACATCATCTGTTACGGACTCTTCTTTTTTACCAGCGTTTTCTTCTTTCTTCTCTGCGCCTTTTCCGTTAGCGGCCTTTAGCTCTCTCGCTTCTGCACCATTGCCGTTTTCTGCTTTCTTTTCGCTAGCTTCTGCACCGTTTCCGTTAGCGCCTTTCTTTTCACTTGCTTCTTTGCCTTTCGCATTTGGTTGAGCTTCTTGCTCCTCTTGTTGTTGTTCTTCTTCAGGTGCTGTCTCAACATCCTCCTGAGTTTCGTTAGCCGCAGCAAATCCCATTGCTAGTACTAAGAAAGCTGCGCCTCCCATAATCCATTTGCGTAAGTTCATTTGCACTCTCTCCTTCGCAATTTTTTTAATTTTTAGGCTTCTCCTGCTGTCTGGTTAAAGCTTTCGATCGCTTTATGTCATTTTGTGTCGGCTTGTTTTAATTTTAGGGCTAATATCCCATACTCAGAAATCCGTTATGGGACTAAGGAAGGTTTGATTGACAGAGTAAGGGAGTTTAAAGGGTCTAAGGGTGGTCTAGGAGAGCTCTAGAGACGGCTTAAAAACGTTAATACGGAGGGCCACGAGAGCCAAAATACGTACAATAAAAAAGTACAAATGAAATAATTTAAATGAAAAAACCCCTCCAACTGAGGGCGGAGGGGTGGGCACTTGGCACTTGTGTTGATGTGCCGTCATGCGTTTTTGCTATGTGATTGTACCACTGTTTATGTTATTTAATTTTGTTCGTTTACTATTTTGTTATGTTATTTGGCTTGTGTTGTTTATGCCCTTGTTGTGTTGATGAGCTCAACGATGTTCTCGTATGCTTTACTGTAGCTGATGTTGGTACCTGATATCGGCGTCCGCTTGTTCTGAGTCTGCATTCTCAGATGACTCCTCATCTCGTAACGGTTCTCTATCTAGAAAGTGATGCACGAGCTCATGAATACGGTCTATCTCCGCTTGAGGGATCATCTCGTACGAGTATATCCCAATTTGCTGACCTTCTCCTTCTATAGAGGTGGTTTCTAAATTCTCCATATCGAATTTATAAAACGATCTGATGAGCCGGTCTAGCTCTTTTGGTTTGAGAGTCGTGGAGACATTATCTCCAACAACATCCATCATATTAAATATTCTCGTCAGGCTCCTCACTGAAAGCAGTTCGTGTCCCAGTGCTTTTAGCACACGTTGCTGTCTCTCCATACGAAGATAATCACTTGTGTAGTAACGGGAACCACGATTGTCTTTTCGTGCACGGACAAAATCTAGTGCGTTTTTACCGTCGAGGACCTGCTGACCTTCATCTAAGTTTATATTCGTTCCATCGGCAGGATCATAATATCTGATGGTTCGGTCAACATAAACGTCTACACCGCCAACGAGGTCAACGAGTTCAATGAAACCATTAAAGTCAATGGACACGTAGCCTTTGATAGGGATATCTAACCATTCTTCAATTGTCTCTATGGTATATTCCACGCCACCGATTGAAAATGTTTGATTGATCTTTTTTAACTCACCTGGGATTTTTTCCACATAACTGTCCCGAGGGATGGAGATCAGCTTCACCTTCAGTTCCTCTGGGTCAACTAACGCTAACATTAAAGTATCGGGTCGACCCGTGTCGTCTTGGTCCATCCTCTGATCTATACCGTATAATAGAAGGGCAAAAGGC from Caldalkalibacillus salinus includes:
- a CDS encoding YveK family protein; the encoded protein is MTEEQNKLHMEDEISLRELIEVVLNGKWIIASVTAIAVLLSGINSFFILDPTYEASATVMVTADTDNLNLESYVAHVSNNQVMSGTIQQLDHEQDISINSLRQKVRAEIVGDTNLIRIYALDNNPEQAAHIANVVTSEYIKYMYNQSTQQLTQQLKYEIQMINEDIEIEQNSLKDILEKLNKTPQILVTNNSLTEDSFLHSVVTENTSSNADSGSIQYQNEHLNPLYLDLQQKQLDIDIKITELQNRKNNLEQRIAEEQFAVEENLLITSQAVEPESPASPNKKLNVAIAGVLGVMISVFVVFGRYYWINSAPQVSPVQRDQNGEAIQ
- a CDS encoding S-layer homology domain-containing protein; this translates as MKKGNLRSALMLTLVFALVFSMAAPLAVDAKDNKGKGKDRQTLDIEYKDSDEAPWAGDYINSMTAKDIFTGYTDGTFQPNKPVTRAEAVVTAVRLMGLEEEAQEKDTDVTLQFKDTKQIEKQAPWAKGYLLVALENGLFDAAEDKLQPNKPASRVWVSSLLVRALDLTDEALDVMTETPEFTDTDEIPAGSVGYVNVAVDYDLVTGYTDNTFKPNKPVTRAEMAALLDRTNENLLEQEGAVFVSGEVESVSFDVYEEDSVTDDVYDGELTVKSFSGDTFTFGISSELLVQYGDKFVHADQIAEGDALNLIARDGVVVEAAIIDTTNVDEEALDIVEFKVEGKYENGSKVEWKYKQKHGKVEAKIEEKLNDSKTEIKGSEAQAQLESVLGELQLNAEDTKEDLTNKIVEALPEGDLEKLEVKVKFSNGSKFKVEWKGSEDSQEVIEDKFGIRAFEVKAEFENDAEVEWEYELEEDEVKAEIKAESSDGKVEVKGQEAQEQLESLLEELDLSADMTKEELLNAVLDILPSDRELYELEIEVTFTNGTSYEIEWENEDDEDDEDEDDDEDNEDDDEDDDEDED
- a CDS encoding S-layer homology domain-containing protein — protein: MNVRKFVTAALALILVFGSASAYADANNGNGKGNAKGQEKAQQEETVTQDVYEEEGNEEEEGTDEEGTEGEDGFSDISDDHWAAGFINNVRAKELFTGYPDHTFRPNQPVTRVEVITTVVRLMELDDVAQEQDLDQELPFSDAKQFERHQSWAKGFVLTALEEGLLEGEDRIHGQRPASRAWVSQILVRALDLEEQAEEALTETPDFVDASAIPAGLSGYVNVAAENELITGYPDGTFKPNKNVTRAEMAALLDRASEDFEFNAFDVKGTIVEVDFEEADEEASEEETVTGDVYEEEGNEEESVTEEVYGTITVETVDGEEVTYDVAADLEVKAEDDEDVTASELEAGEIVGLVVKDGVIVRIDILDAEALEVEDDEDEEDAEESEEETEEDTEEDTEEDTEEEDEE
- a CDS encoding LCP family protein yields the protein MLKKILLWGSIAILLIVIVSGFALYQSYQDMLSEWHVDEDQSENTEDPDSDEEKEPKEKLQEPFALLLYGIDQRMDQDDTGRPDTLMLALVDPEELKVKLISIPRDSYVEKIPGELKKINQTFSIGGVEYTIETIEEWLDIPIKGYVSIDFNGFIELVDLVGGVDVYVDRTIRYYDPADGTNINLDEGQQVLDGKNALDFVRARKDNRGSRYYTSDYLRMERQQRVLKALGHELLSVRSLTRIFNMMDVVGDNVSTTLKPKELDRLIRSFYKFDMENLETTSIEGEGQQIGIYSYEMIPQAEIDRIHELVHHFLDREPLRDEESSENADSEQADADIRYQHQLQ